A stretch of the Desulfuromonas sp. TF genome encodes the following:
- the glgP gene encoding alpha-glucan family phosphorylase, giving the protein MSDWKEFTRENKIAYFSMEIGLTAEIPTYSGGLGILAGDTIKSAADLRLPMVAITLAYRKGYFSQKIGPDGWQEEYPVEWKPESLMELLPNKTLVTIEARDVKIQAWLYRVKSPTGGEVPVLFLDTDIPGNADEDRHLTDQLYGGDRAYRLKQEMILGIGGARILDVLGFSVRKYHMNEGHASLLTLELLDRTRRPVEDTWDERFLWDTNWVAQRCVFTTHTPVEAGHDHFSYELVQQVLGEMIPIAMLKDLAGKDELNMTMLALRLSRFVNGVAKKHGEISRTLFPGFEIHAITNGIHPFTWASPYFVHLYDQYLPGWANEPELLVRVDNIPDEEIWDAHYGAKSYLFQYIEEDTGVKLDSGILTLGFARRATAYKRGDLIFSDIERLLKIGEGRLQLVFAGKSHPKDITGKKLIQKIVSHIAPLRDKIKVVYLENYNMDVACRVIPGVDLWLNNPLRPLEASGTSGMKAALNGVPNFSVLDGWWIEGHIEGITGWSIGPPPTESSLDANRSGEDVVDLYNKLEHIIIPLYYDNRPGWIKVMKNAIGKNAYYFNTHVMMRRYVTEAYLR; this is encoded by the coding sequence ATGAGCGACTGGAAAGAGTTCACCCGGGAAAACAAAATCGCCTACTTTTCGATGGAAATCGGACTGACGGCCGAAATCCCCACCTACAGCGGAGGTCTCGGCATCCTGGCGGGCGACACCATCAAGAGCGCGGCGGACCTGAGATTGCCCATGGTCGCCATCACCCTCGCCTACCGGAAGGGATACTTCTCGCAGAAAATCGGGCCCGACGGATGGCAGGAAGAATATCCCGTCGAGTGGAAACCCGAATCGCTCATGGAGCTTTTGCCGAACAAGACCCTGGTTACCATCGAGGCCCGAGATGTCAAGATTCAGGCGTGGTTGTACCGGGTAAAAAGCCCCACCGGCGGAGAGGTGCCGGTCCTCTTTCTGGATACCGACATCCCCGGCAATGCCGATGAGGACCGTCATCTCACAGATCAGCTGTACGGCGGAGACCGGGCATACCGCCTGAAGCAGGAAATGATCCTCGGCATAGGCGGCGCCCGCATTCTCGATGTTCTCGGGTTCTCCGTCCGCAAATACCACATGAACGAAGGTCACGCCAGCCTGTTGACCCTGGAACTTCTCGACCGTACGCGCCGGCCGGTGGAGGACACGTGGGATGAAAGATTCCTCTGGGACACCAACTGGGTGGCGCAGCGTTGCGTTTTCACCACCCATACGCCGGTTGAGGCGGGGCATGACCACTTCTCCTACGAACTGGTCCAGCAAGTCCTGGGCGAAATGATCCCTATCGCCATGCTGAAGGATCTGGCCGGCAAGGACGAGTTGAACATGACCATGCTGGCCCTGAGGCTGAGCCGGTTCGTCAACGGGGTGGCCAAGAAGCACGGCGAGATATCCCGCACGCTGTTCCCCGGCTTCGAGATCCATGCCATCACCAACGGCATTCACCCCTTTACCTGGGCCTCCCCCTATTTCGTCCATCTTTACGACCAATATCTTCCCGGCTGGGCCAACGAGCCCGAACTGCTGGTGCGGGTCGACAATATCCCCGACGAGGAGATATGGGACGCCCATTACGGAGCCAAGTCCTACCTGTTTCAGTACATCGAAGAAGACACCGGGGTGAAGCTCGATTCCGGCATCCTGACTCTCGGTTTCGCCCGGCGGGCCACGGCCTACAAACGGGGGGACCTGATTTTCAGCGACATCGAGCGCCTGCTCAAGATCGGCGAGGGAAGGCTTCAGCTGGTTTTCGCCGGCAAATCACATCCGAAGGACATCACCGGGAAAAAACTCATCCAGAAGATCGTCAGCCATATCGCCCCCCTCCGGGACAAGATCAAAGTCGTCTACCTTGAGAACTACAACATGGATGTGGCCTGTCGGGTCATCCCCGGCGTCGATCTGTGGCTGAACAATCCCCTGCGCCCCCTGGAAGCCTCGGGAACCAGCGGAATGAAGGCGGCCCTCAACGGAGTGCCCAACTTCAGCGTCCTGGACGGTTGGTGGATCGAGGGGCACATCGAAGGAATCACAGGCTGGTCCATCGGACCTCCGCCGACAGAGTCGTCGCTCGACGCGAATCGTTCGGGAGAGGATGTCGTCGACCTGTACAACAAGCTGGAGCACATCATAATCCCCCTTTACTACGACAACCGACCGGGATGGATCAAGGTGATGAAGAACGCCATCGGCAAGAATGCCTACTACTTCAATACCCACGTGATGATGCGGCGATATGTGACGGAGGCTTATCTGCGGTGA